The Chryseobacterium indologenes genomic sequence TTTGAGATCATTATCGTTGATGACGGTTCTCTGATTGATCTGAAACCCACCATCAGGAATTTTGAAGAAATTCTTGATATAAAGTATTTCAGGAAAGATAATTCCGGGCCGGGACTCAGTAGAAATTATGGAGCGGCAAGAGCTGAAAATGACTGGCTGGTATTCGTAGACAGTGATGTGATCGTTGAAAAAGACTATATTGAACACATTAAAAGTGATATCCTGGCTATACCTTGTGATGCATTTGGGGGTGCTGATAAAGCCCATAAAGGGTTTAACCTGATGCAAAAAGCTATTTCGTATTCGATGACCTCGGTATTTACTACAGGCGGAATCCGGGGCAGTAAAAAAGCGGTTTCAAAGTTTCAGCCCAGAAGTTTTAATATGGGCGTTAAAAAGTCAGTATTTGAAAAAGTAGGAGGTTTTTCTGAGATGCGGATAGGAGAAGATCCTGATTTATCAATGACGCTCTGGGAAAATGGTTTTACTACCGCTTTTTTTGACAATATTGCAGTATATCACAAGCGTAGGGTAGACTTTGGAAAATTTTCAAAGCAGGTGTATCAGTTTGGCTGCGCAAGACCAATTCTTAACCAAAGGCATCCGGATTATGTGAAGATTTCTTTTGCATTTCCTACTTTGTTTATGCTGGGCTATATTCTAGGCTTTATTGAGTATTTTGTGCTGGGAAGAGGTATTATCCTTGCCTTCTATGGCTTGTATACATTTCTGGTGCTTTTCCATGCTCTATGGATTACTAAAAATATAAGCATTGCCGGAATGGCGGTGATTTCCACTTATATTCAAATGTTTTCATACGGATACGGATTTTTAAAATCCTGGATCTTGTTGAATGTTTTGAAAATGAAACCCGAGGAAGCTTTCCCTCATCACTACCATAAAAAATAAATAAAAAGGTTGCCCCAAAAGAGCAACCTTAACTGTACAATAAAATTTAAAATATAGAAATATTTTCATGGCTGAGCACGCCTGTTTTCAGCATGCATTCTTTCATTTTTTGATAAGTTCTCTCGATATCATGATCCAGACCGATGGAGAATCTGATCAGGCCATCAGAAATACCTATGGATTCACGTTCTTCTTCCGGGATCTCTGATGAGGTCGATTTTCCGGAACATGAGAATAATGTTTTATAAAAACCTAAACTTACTGCGAGATAACCGAGATTTTCTGTCTGCATCATCTCCATCAGTTCGTTGGCTTTTTCGGTTGTACCTGCATCCAGGGTCAATAAACCTCCGTATCCGTATTCCTCATGAAGCATGCTTTTCATCAGTTCATGATTTTTATGGGAAGGTAAGCCCGGATATGATACTTTCAGTCCGTCTTTTTCGAACCTCTCCGCAAGATACATGGCATTGTGGCTGTGCTGTTTAATTCTGATGTGAAGGGTTCTGAGGTTTTTTAAAATACTGGAAGACCTTAAGCTGTCCATCGTAGGTCCCAAAAGCATACAAGCGCCGGAGTTTACATTTTTGGTATTGTCAATAAATGCCTGTGTACTGCAATACACACCACCCACCGTGTCACTGCTTCCGTTGATGAATTTTGTTAGACTGTGAATCACAACATCAGCTCCAAACAGGGTTGGGGAAATAGAAAGGGGTGAAAAAGTATTGTCAACAATTAATTGTAAATTATGTTTTTTACAAATTTCAGATAGCCTTCTCAGGTCGGCTACTTCAAGAAGCGGGTTGCTGACACTTTCGCAGTAGATAACTTTTGTATGAGGACTTATAGCGTTTTCAATGCTCTCAAAATTATTGATATCTACAAAAGTAGTAGACACATTAAATTGTGGGAGAAAGTTTTTAAGGAAAGCATAGGTTCCACCATATATTGTTCTGCTTGAAATAATATGGTCACCACTTTTGCATACCTGCATCAACACAGAAGTAATAGCACCCATTCCGGAGGCGGTTACATTTGCAGATTCT encodes the following:
- a CDS encoding aminotransferase class I/II-fold pyridoxal phosphate-dependent enzyme, producing MENFNAANEIQDLQYFGEFGGVNPSISDSSTYTFLSAKTMFDTFEGNAEGCYLYSRHSSPMNLYLAQALAKMENTESANVTASGMGAITSVLMQVCKSGDHIISSRTIYGGTYAFLKNFLPQFNVSTTFVDINNFESIENAISPHTKVIYCESVSNPLLEVADLRRLSEICKKHNLQLIVDNTFSPLSISPTLFGADVVIHSLTKFINGSSDTVGGVYCSTQAFIDNTKNVNSGACMLLGPTMDSLRSSSILKNLRTLHIRIKQHSHNAMYLAERFEKDGLKVSYPGLPSHKNHELMKSMLHEEYGYGGLLTLDAGTTEKANELMEMMQTENLGYLAVSLGFYKTLFSCSGKSTSSEIPEEERESIGISDGLIRFSIGLDHDIERTYQKMKECMLKTGVLSHENISIF
- a CDS encoding glycosyltransferase, which codes for MNPSISIVVAIYNRKDELFELLTSLTRQTDKEFEIIIVDDGSLIDLKPTIRNFEEILDIKYFRKDNSGPGLSRNYGAARAENDWLVFVDSDVIVEKDYIEHIKSDILAIPCDAFGGADKAHKGFNLMQKAISYSMTSVFTTGGIRGSKKAVSKFQPRSFNMGVKKSVFEKVGGFSEMRIGEDPDLSMTLWENGFTTAFFDNIAVYHKRRVDFGKFSKQVYQFGCARPILNQRHPDYVKISFAFPTLFMLGYILGFIEYFVLGRGIILAFYGLYTFLVLFHALWITKNISIAGMAVISTYIQMFSYGYGFLKSWILLNVLKMKPEEAFPHHYHKK